One region of Oncorhynchus keta strain PuntledgeMale-10-30-2019 chromosome 24, Oket_V2, whole genome shotgun sequence genomic DNA includes:
- the LOC127911468 gene encoding golgin subfamily A member 4-like has product LLSILIQREEPQSFAQKLQLRVPSVESLLLRGASRAEGLFRSPSKESLNRSPSLNSLTPLGENEPLASPSATSAYDPPSDIESEAEESYGSPESLPALSKEQLIHRLHRVEKSLGNYRGKYSELVTTYRTVQRDKEKTQAILSQSQDKALRRIGELREVRV; this is encoded by the exons CTCCTGTCCATCCTCATACAGAGAGAAGAGCCCCAGTCGTTTGCCCAGAAGCTACAGCTCCGCGTCCCCTCTGTGGAGTCTCTCCTCCTCCGCGGTGCCAGCCGGGCCGAGGGCCTCTTCCGTTCCCCATCTAAAGAGAGCCTGAACCGCAGCCCCTCTCTCAATTCCCTCACCCCCCTGGGGGAGAATGAGCCCCTGGCCTCCCCCTCTGCCACCTCAGCCTACGACCCTCCATCAGACATCGAGAGTGAGGCAGAGGAGTCGTATGGTAGCCCTGAATCCCTGCCGGCCCTGTCTAAAGAACAGCTGATCCATCGGCTACACAGGGTGGAGAAGAGCCTGGGGAACTACAGAGGGAAATACTCAGAG ttGGTCACTacctacagaacagtccagagaGATAAGGAGAAGACCCAG GCCATTCTCAGTCAGAGTCAAGACAAAGCTCTCCGTAGGATAGGGGAGTTGAGAGAGGTACGAGTATGA